The genomic stretch CAGCCGTCGCCCTGAGCCTCTCGTAGACGCTGCTGCAGCGCCGCCATCGACGCCACGCCGCGCAGATCGAGCATCGAGGTGAGGAGATGCCCCACCTTGTAGACGTGAACATGGGCATCGTTGAAGCCCGGAACGACCGTGCAGCCATCGAGGTCGACCCGAGGCCAGGCGGGCATGTCGGCCAGAGCTCCCACAGCTGCGACCCGACCGCCCTCGACCGCCATGGCTTCAACCGGCGCACCCTCGAGGGTGTGGATGCGCGCGGCGCGGATGACCCGCGCGCTCACGATCGACCGGCAGCCGTTCGTCCGGCCTCGACGACGCGCACCGCCTCACCGAGAGCCGCAAGCCCCTCATCGAGCTGCGCATCGGTGATGACGAGGGGCGGAAGCAATCGCACGCAGTTGCTGTACAGACCCGCGCGGATGAGCACGAGGCCGCGCTTCACCCCCTCACGGACGATCTGCAGCGTCTCCTGCGGAGCGGGCTCGCGGGTCTCCCAGTCGAGCACGAACTCGGCGAGCAT from Pseudomonadota bacterium encodes the following:
- a CDS encoding aminotransferase class III-fold pyridoxal phosphate-dependent enzyme yields the protein MLAEFVLDWETREPAPQETLQIVREGVKRGLVLIRAGLYSNCVRLLPPLVITDAQLDEGLAALGEAVRVVEAGRTAAGRS